The Fibrobacter sp. UWB5 genome has a window encoding:
- a CDS encoding sigma-54-dependent Fis family transcriptional regulator, translating to MTEAEEIERLKAEIRELRNIIDEKPGKMVGNSGEMREVYKQIKKCAKNDAQVLIYGNDGTGKELTAHTIAELSARKEQPFVVMGCANLSEGFGNPANTFESELFGYERGAFIGANSRHLGKAEVANGGTLFLDDVSALSPKNQEILLRFMQDQSFYRQGGNIRLHSDVRLIAASSKNLESLMQQKLFREDLFYRLNIVQISLPDLAQRKSDILLLAEHFISQVNLKYGTHVVRLSTPAIDMLMSYHWPGNVQELENCIERAALATSDDCIHSHNLPPTLQTDESARKPMLPNQIAPLSTLMDTYEKEILSEALKRNGGNMSAAARDLSISPRVMHYKVHRLKINISG from the coding sequence ATGACGGAAGCAGAAGAAATAGAGAGACTGAAAGCGGAGATCCGCGAGCTGCGCAATATCATCGACGAGAAGCCGGGCAAAATGGTCGGCAACAGCGGTGAAATGCGTGAGGTCTATAAGCAAATCAAGAAGTGCGCCAAGAACGACGCACAGGTGCTTATCTATGGCAACGACGGTACGGGCAAGGAACTCACCGCCCACACCATCGCAGAACTTTCTGCCCGCAAGGAACAGCCCTTTGTGGTGATGGGTTGTGCAAACTTGAGCGAAGGCTTCGGAAACCCCGCGAACACATTCGAAAGCGAACTCTTCGGCTACGAACGCGGCGCCTTCATTGGCGCAAACAGCCGCCACTTGGGCAAAGCCGAAGTGGCGAACGGCGGCACGCTATTTCTGGATGATGTCTCGGCACTCAGCCCAAAGAACCAAGAAATTCTTCTGCGGTTCATGCAAGACCAGAGCTTTTACCGCCAAGGTGGCAACATTCGCCTGCATAGCGACGTGCGCCTGATTGCAGCATCCAGCAAGAATCTCGAAAGTCTGATGCAGCAAAAGCTTTTCCGCGAAGACTTGTTCTACCGCCTGAACATCGTACAGATTTCGCTCCCCGACTTGGCACAGCGCAAGAGCGATATCTTGCTTTTGGCGGAGCATTTTATTTCGCAAGTGAACCTCAAGTACGGCACGCACGTGGTGCGCCTCTCGACGCCCGCGATTGACATGCTCATGAGTTACCACTGGCCAGGCAACGTGCAGGAACTCGAAAACTGCATCGAGCGCGCAGCCCTCGCCACCAGCGACGACTGCATCCATTCGCACAACCTGCCGCCCACCTTGCAGACCGATGAATCGGCCCGCAAGCCCATGCTTCCGAACCAGATTGCACCGCTCTCGACGCTCATGGATACCTACGAAAAAGAAATCCTGAGCGAGGCGCTAAAAAGAAACGGCGGCAACATGTCTGCTGCCGCACGGGATTTAAGCATTTCGCCGAGAGTCATGCACTACAAGGTGCACCGATTAAAAATAAATATATCAGGCTAA
- a CDS encoding glutamine synthetase III — MSVSYRKKTINEIAKAPTAPVKPAGPVNVDFYGEDVFNIDAMREYLPKDVCEKLIATINEGAALDPSIAGDVAHAMKKWAMDRGATHFTHWFQPLTGSTAEKHDSFLEPDGCRAIMAFSGKNLIVGEPDASSFPSGGLRSTFEARGYTAWDPTSPAFLKRHGNGATLCIPTAFCSYTGEALDKKTPLLRSLQALSKSTRRLMTCFKAGPKKTTVTLGAEQEYFLIDKRFYLQRPDLYQAGRTLFGAAPAKHQQMDDHYFGSIPARILNFMNEVEIELWKLGIPAKTRHNEVAPAQFELAPMFEEVNLACDHNMQIMEVLRNVADKNGLVCLLHEKPFAGVNGSGKHNNWSVSYGKGNLLNPGKDPHQNAVFLTTLCAIIYAVDTHADLLRMTTAGAGNDHRLGANEAPPAIVSMFLGDQLMDVIEQIEQGVPKSSKQAGALRIGADMLPALPRDATDRNRTSPFAFTGNKFEFRAPGSSQSCSEPNVVLNTIVAEAFDMISEQLEKLDEKNFHTGLQKILQKIVKEHKRVIFNGNGYTDEWVAEAERRGLPNIRTSVEALKALTKEENIQLFEKYGVMNRREMESRYEINVEDFHKRIHIEGEVCRDMAKNIILPKVVEAYSSALKTNEMALNQGFPGVDAYVKSLGEGVKNLSAAIATMEESLNGLHEGILDAMAALRKVVDGLEKVVPDEMWPLPKYREMLFIY, encoded by the coding sequence ATGAGCGTAAGCTACCGCAAAAAGACCATCAACGAAATCGCAAAGGCCCCTACCGCGCCCGTCAAGCCGGCCGGTCCGGTGAATGTGGATTTCTATGGCGAAGATGTGTTCAACATCGACGCCATGCGCGAATACTTGCCCAAGGATGTCTGCGAAAAGCTGATTGCAACCATTAACGAAGGTGCCGCCCTCGATCCGAGTATCGCAGGCGATGTGGCCCACGCCATGAAGAAGTGGGCGATGGACCGCGGTGCCACGCACTTTACGCACTGGTTCCAGCCGCTCACCGGTTCCACTGCCGAAAAGCATGACTCCTTCCTTGAACCTGACGGTTGCCGCGCCATCATGGCCTTTAGCGGCAAGAACCTGATTGTCGGCGAACCGGACGCTTCTAGCTTCCCGAGCGGGGGACTCCGTTCCACGTTTGAAGCCCGCGGCTATACCGCCTGGGATCCGACCAGCCCGGCATTCCTCAAGCGCCACGGCAACGGGGCTACGCTCTGCATCCCGACTGCATTCTGCAGCTACACCGGAGAAGCGCTCGACAAGAAGACTCCGCTCCTGCGCAGTTTGCAAGCTCTTTCTAAATCTACCCGCCGCCTCATGACCTGCTTCAAGGCGGGTCCCAAGAAGACGACGGTCACGCTCGGTGCCGAACAGGAATATTTCTTGATTGACAAGCGTTTCTATCTGCAACGCCCCGACCTGTACCAGGCGGGCCGCACGCTGTTCGGTGCCGCTCCCGCGAAGCATCAGCAGATGGATGACCACTACTTCGGTAGCATCCCGGCTCGCATTTTGAACTTCATGAACGAAGTGGAAATCGAACTTTGGAAGCTCGGCATTCCGGCGAAGACCCGCCACAACGAAGTGGCGCCTGCCCAGTTCGAACTCGCCCCGATGTTCGAAGAAGTGAACCTCGCTTGCGACCACAACATGCAAATCATGGAAGTGCTCCGCAACGTGGCCGACAAGAATGGCCTCGTTTGCTTGCTCCACGAAAAGCCTTTCGCAGGCGTGAACGGTTCCGGCAAGCATAACAACTGGTCTGTGTCTTACGGCAAGGGCAACCTCCTCAATCCTGGTAAGGACCCGCACCAGAACGCCGTGTTCCTCACCACGCTCTGCGCCATCATTTATGCCGTCGACACCCATGCTGACTTGCTCCGCATGACGACTGCTGGCGCCGGCAACGACCATCGCCTCGGTGCAAACGAAGCTCCTCCGGCCATTGTCTCCATGTTCCTCGGCGACCAGCTCATGGACGTCATCGAACAGATTGAACAAGGCGTGCCCAAGTCCTCTAAGCAAGCTGGCGCACTCCGCATCGGTGCCGACATGCTCCCGGCCCTCCCGCGCGATGCCACCGACCGCAACCGTACATCGCCCTTCGCCTTTACCGGCAACAAGTTCGAATTCCGTGCACCGGGCTCCAGCCAGAGCTGCTCCGAACCGAACGTGGTTCTGAACACCATCGTGGCCGAAGCGTTCGATATGATTTCTGAACAGCTCGAAAAGCTCGACGAAAAGAACTTCCACACGGGCCTGCAAAAGATCCTGCAGAAGATCGTGAAGGAACACAAGCGCGTCATCTTCAACGGTAATGGCTACACCGACGAATGGGTCGCCGAAGCCGAGCGCCGCGGACTCCCGAACATTCGCACTTCCGTGGAAGCCCTCAAGGCCCTCACCAAGGAAGAAAATATTCAGTTGTTCGAAAAGTACGGTGTCATGAACCGCCGCGAAATGGAATCCCGCTACGAAATCAACGTTGAAGATTTCCACAAGCGCATCCACATCGAAGGCGAAGTCTGCCGCGACATGGCAAAGAATATCATTTTGCCGAAGGTCGTCGAGGCTTACTCCAGCGCCCTCAAGACAAACGAAATGGCTCTGAACCAGGGCTTCCCTGGCGTCGATGCCTACGTGAAGTCTCTCGGCGAAGGCGTCAAGAACCTGAGTGCCGCCATCGCTACGATGGAAGAAAGCCTGAACGGCCTGCACGAAGGTATTCTCGATGCGATGGCCGCTTTGCGCAAGGTTGTTGATGGCCTCGAAAAGGTCGTCCCCGACGAAATGTGGCCTCTGCCGAAGTATCGCGAGATGTTGTTTATTTACTAG
- a CDS encoding type II toxin-antitoxin system death-on-curing family toxin, whose product MNRLEKLEISNVIGDFRAALETLDRYDHQQLEFPKTGVDYSETNGPITYELAMEAISVLKEKFRDSGIFGVEKDASFKSSLGQIYQTFDGKELYPTVQMKAATLLYLLVKNHSFVDGNKRIAAFIFLWYMSRNDILYRVDGSKIVSDGALVALTLLIAESKPEERETMTKLVVNLIL is encoded by the coding sequence GTGAACAGATTGGAAAAACTTGAAATATCGAATGTCATCGGTGATTTTCGTGCGGCCCTTGAAACTTTGGACCGCTACGACCATCAGCAACTGGAATTCCCGAAGACCGGCGTAGACTACAGCGAAACGAACGGCCCCATCACCTATGAGTTGGCGATGGAAGCGATTTCTGTGCTCAAGGAAAAATTCCGCGACAGCGGAATCTTCGGTGTCGAAAAAGATGCTTCTTTCAAGAGTTCACTCGGACAAATTTACCAGACCTTCGACGGCAAGGAACTTTATCCGACCGTGCAGATGAAGGCGGCAACACTCCTGTATCTGCTTGTCAAGAACCATTCCTTTGTCGATGGCAATAAACGTATTGCTGCATTCATTTTCTTGTGGTACATGTCGCGCAACGATATCCTTTATCGAGTGGACGGCTCCAAAATCGTAAGCGATGGTGCCCTGGTCGCACTCACGCTGCTCATTGCCGAAAGCAAACCCGAAGAACGTGAAACCATGACCAAACTCGTGGTGAATTTGATTTTGTAG
- a CDS encoding FISUMP domain-containing protein, with protein sequence MKDSYFTDPRDGETYRTVKIGNRIWFAENLRHKCEGAQAYAGGMGYLCLNGETPPYDWNCDPDVKKYGLCYYWKFAEAAVPKGWRLPNNDDWRDLFNAVGAKCEMGEHGAETYLGAALALKSKDDWEEDELFPVGKSTDAFGFTAYPAGCMEEFGFCGARGRHTRFWSSVGQNKWAYRVRLDNCYDDAVLDRFWNDFSCANSIRCVKDC encoded by the coding sequence ATGAAAGACTCATACTTTACAGACCCGCGAGACGGTGAAACCTACCGCACCGTGAAAATCGGAAATCGGATTTGGTTCGCCGAAAACTTGCGGCATAAATGCGAAGGTGCGCAGGCGTATGCTGGCGGCATGGGGTATCTGTGCTTGAATGGCGAAACGCCGCCTTACGATTGGAACTGCGACCCGGATGTGAAGAAATATGGCTTGTGCTACTACTGGAAATTTGCAGAAGCCGCAGTCCCCAAAGGTTGGCGCTTGCCGAACAATGACGATTGGCGAGACTTGTTTAATGCAGTTGGCGCAAAATGTGAAATGGGCGAGCATGGTGCCGAAACTTACCTTGGGGCGGCTCTTGCGTTAAAGTCCAAAGACGATTGGGAAGAAGACGAACTGTTCCCTGTCGGTAAAAGTACCGATGCTTTCGGTTTTACGGCGTATCCGGCAGGCTGCATGGAGGAATTCGGCTTTTGCGGAGCACGTGGCAGACACACGCGTTTCTGGAGTTCCGTCGGGCAAAACAAGTGGGCATACCGCGTTCGCCTAGACAATTGTTACGACGACGCCGTTCTCGACCGTTTTTGGAACGATTTTTCCTGCGCGAATTCAATCCGCTGCGTGAAGGACTGCTGA
- a CDS encoding DUF1232 domain-containing protein: MDKEPEVLDVENLNGASPLQKGLAVFLIIMSLLYTASPIDLAPDAIPVVGWLDDVGFLVTATMNAVQQFAKDQNSALVKILKYAKWFMVIAVVIAALLLGGLIAAIVALVVK; this comes from the coding sequence ATGGATAAAGAACCAGAAGTTTTAGATGTGGAGAATTTGAACGGTGCCTCGCCACTGCAAAAGGGGCTCGCCGTTTTTTTGATAATCATGTCGCTTCTGTACACCGCGTCGCCCATTGACTTGGCTCCCGATGCAATTCCCGTAGTGGGCTGGCTCGATGATGTTGGCTTCCTTGTGACTGCAACCATGAATGCGGTTCAGCAGTTCGCAAAGGATCAAAATAGCGCGTTGGTGAAAATTCTAAAATACGCCAAATGGTTTATGGTCATCGCCGTTGTAATCGCCGCGCTGCTACTCGGCGGTTTGATTGCTGCGATTGTGGCGCTGGTGGTGAAGTAG
- a CDS encoding DUF262 domain-containing protein has protein sequence MGNTNEWTLQEIANWSDVKIKIPAIQRGLVWKPWQIELLWDSILRGFPIGCFLLSENCDGTYDLMDGQQRFNAITCAFSPLKDDSQSELWIDIDPEVSETTRLFWIKVTTIAHPWGFENNDECKVLPASKRRNALEKFGKTPHFNIYHDNERDNLTLSESFPYMAKAPVPLHYMLDACKDSANEDDFAESIIIKIKESNRNFAKNKLVYDKEKIKIFYPIFKRIKQYRVYSNVINVLDKTDGRQEDASGLEILFNRLNRNGTQITADELKYSAIKAYWPEIRDINNDLAQGIMPPERLVLIIFKLVLTENSRSLKNEPTIKQIRELAGVDSIKNLVNCKYKHFKSYFEKINDWLGVDKTIDSTPIILRSRIINNSPDLFFLLVFMASNSVNTLPKETVRAFVFFIHFFVSNKLHKQIIEGYVQNSYSSNPETFERIFYTQIGNLVNKNFFIPSYKSGLRLDENSIQSSEKWFENTFSSHSAQQIFSLIKNNREILLFAQRRFLNKNFDMFLSTSGKAWEDHNVPWDYDHIVPQEWIASQRGGAIPFCKQWLNTIGNLAAIPFEVNRSKSNNGCWDFYENNADELFFDKGFAEQQIRKNNLKQESCAVKFANFSLQRMQKIYEQLDNVLNPIDFNKVLWDDNYIVNRKKFFDEIEKCSKEPASKSFFNGESDVQILHPLDWCRHWISIGYKINNKYFIAMTSQGEALDMEIGVRKINREDSEKLNVTGALKDYTVYDNNPYWFICKNIPADTIVEIIVKELEMLRKFVLDHLS, from the coding sequence ATGGGAAATACAAACGAATGGACTCTTCAAGAAATTGCCAATTGGTCCGATGTCAAAATAAAAATTCCTGCTATACAACGGGGACTTGTATGGAAACCATGGCAAATTGAATTATTGTGGGATTCTATTTTAAGAGGTTTCCCCATAGGATGCTTTTTGCTTTCTGAAAATTGTGATGGCACATATGATTTGATGGATGGACAGCAACGATTCAATGCAATAACATGTGCTTTTTCACCATTAAAGGACGATTCCCAATCAGAATTATGGATTGATATAGATCCGGAAGTGTCAGAAACAACAAGACTTTTTTGGATTAAAGTGACGACCATTGCCCATCCGTGGGGTTTTGAAAACAATGATGAATGCAAGGTGCTGCCTGCATCAAAGAGACGGAATGCATTAGAGAAATTTGGAAAAACGCCTCACTTCAATATTTATCACGACAACGAAAGGGACAATCTCACTCTTTCAGAGTCGTTTCCTTATATGGCGAAAGCCCCGGTTCCGCTACACTATATGCTGGATGCGTGTAAAGACTCTGCGAATGAGGATGACTTTGCTGAATCCATTATCATCAAGATTAAAGAATCAAATCGTAATTTTGCAAAGAACAAACTTGTTTACGACAAGGAGAAAATCAAGATTTTTTACCCTATATTTAAAAGAATAAAACAATATAGAGTCTACTCAAATGTCATAAACGTTCTAGATAAAACGGATGGTAGGCAAGAAGACGCCTCGGGCCTAGAAATTCTTTTCAATAGACTGAACAGAAATGGAACTCAAATTACCGCTGATGAACTCAAATATTCTGCAATAAAGGCATATTGGCCGGAAATCAGAGACATCAACAATGATTTGGCTCAAGGAATTATGCCTCCGGAAAGACTTGTTTTGATAATATTTAAATTAGTTTTAACAGAAAATAGTAGGTCTCTAAAAAATGAACCAACTATTAAGCAAATTAGAGAACTTGCAGGAGTTGATTCTATAAAAAATCTTGTTAATTGCAAATACAAACACTTCAAAAGCTACTTTGAAAAAATTAATGATTGGTTGGGGGTTGACAAAACTATTGATTCAACACCAATAATTCTTCGTTCTAGGATTATTAACAATTCTCCAGACCTGTTCTTTTTATTAGTCTTCATGGCTAGCAATTCTGTAAATACTCTCCCAAAAGAGACTGTGCGTGCATTTGTCTTTTTTATTCATTTTTTTGTAAGCAATAAATTGCATAAACAAATAATTGAAGGCTATGTACAAAACAGTTATTCTTCTAATCCAGAGACCTTTGAAAGAATTTTTTATACGCAGATTGGTAATCTTGTGAATAAAAATTTTTTTATTCCTTCGTATAAAAGTGGTTTGCGTCTAGATGAGAATAGTATACAATCTAGCGAAAAATGGTTTGAAAATACCTTTTCTTCACACTCCGCACAGCAGATATTCAGCCTCATCAAGAACAATCGTGAAATACTCTTATTTGCCCAAAGGCGGTTTTTAAATAAGAATTTTGATATGTTTCTTTCAACGAGTGGAAAGGCATGGGAAGATCACAATGTCCCATGGGATTACGATCACATTGTTCCCCAGGAATGGATAGCTAGTCAAAGAGGTGGAGCTATCCCGTTTTGCAAACAATGGCTTAATACCATAGGAAATCTTGCTGCTATTCCATTTGAAGTAAATCGCTCGAAGAGCAATAATGGCTGTTGGGATTTTTATGAAAACAATGCTGATGAACTTTTCTTTGATAAAGGTTTTGCTGAACAACAAATTAGAAAAAATAATCTAAAACAAGAATCGTGTGCCGTTAAATTTGCGAACTTCAGTTTGCAACGAATGCAAAAAATATACGAGCAGCTGGACAATGTCCTCAATCCAATAGATTTCAATAAAGTGCTTTGGGACGATAATTATATTGTTAATCGGAAAAAATTTTTTGATGAAATTGAAAAATGCTCAAAGGAGCCTGCATCAAAATCTTTTTTCAATGGAGAAAGCGATGTCCAAATCTTGCATCCATTAGATTGGTGTAGACACTGGATTTCTATCGGATACAAAATCAATAATAAATATTTTATCGCAATGACATCTCAAGGTGAAGCGTTAGATATGGAAATAGGAGTCCGAAAAATAAACAGAGAGGATTCTGAAAAATTGAATGTGACAGGCGCGTTGAAAGATTATACTGTTTATGATAATAACCCTTATTGGTTTATCTGTAAAAATATTCCGGCAGATACGATTGTTGAAATAATTGTCAAAGAATTAGAGATGTTAAGAAAATTTGTATTAGACCATTTGTCATAA
- a CDS encoding AAA family ATPase: protein MQLHYQNSAENYFGNALNRLEGESPAAKAESRTSFIDLKIMEYWVRFMRAYPDGCCRSFCENYLPVRYYGEFADRVYEIRDQVDFSSTIRASIDDKHYGVRELLEAYHETRNVRFAQQFFEIMAYLERANDCLRPIVVQMIENCVKEKLAKGCSYDDEALQRAFELKRLFHLSDEAVELVLYLWLRNHQRLYLRLENIRVKEGETFDPNERGAFSRIALLTGLDGTSLQELCSKESPLLKFQLVQMEESFRNTDLRIKRKELYLADDVSNYLYGFSDMSQIMDFRPAAKPCVPYEQIVKTNPQASFVLQMLKSHQKGSPLNILFYGREGTGKTELAKAIAQKLNVTLLSVGIGEESMSEESLLQTRLRSMLLADWECERSGGIILMDEADLVLNKAEKGLLNIIFESLKTPVIWITNNIAMIENSTRRRFDYSLEFFSFSKSERIAIWQSVLKTQQAESMMRSEDIECVAKEIPVMAGSATLAVRLAQRMQSQEMSPLNVVREVASSHAKLLGISTLPQESRSEYNLDCVRISSGDIRNVDYVVPMLKNFDARWKDSKVTGRRENLNIFLYGPPGTGKSAFAKHVAHDILDREIIVKRASDILGSHVGESEHNVSAMFREAERSDAILFIDEADSFFENRGNAKNHWEVTLVNEFICQMDSFNGMLIAATNYENVLDWAIRRRFQLKLAFNYMDLPQISKTWTAFFGGHCPKEILRCDNVAISDFQNVRRKLEYVPAELRTKELILQNMLEELANKDDHQGRRLGL from the coding sequence ATGCAGTTACATTATCAGAATTCGGCAGAGAATTATTTCGGGAATGCGCTGAATCGGTTAGAAGGGGAGTCGCCTGCGGCGAAGGCGGAGTCGAGGACTTCTTTTATCGACTTGAAGATTATGGAATACTGGGTGCGCTTTATGCGGGCGTATCCGGATGGTTGCTGTCGCAGTTTTTGTGAGAATTATTTGCCGGTCCGTTATTATGGCGAATTTGCGGACCGTGTTTACGAGATTCGCGACCAGGTTGATTTTTCGAGTACTATCAGGGCTTCGATTGATGACAAGCATTATGGGGTACGGGAGCTTTTGGAGGCGTATCACGAAACCAGGAATGTTCGCTTTGCTCAGCAGTTTTTTGAGATTATGGCTTATTTGGAGCGCGCGAACGATTGCCTGCGACCGATTGTCGTGCAGATGATTGAAAATTGCGTAAAAGAAAAGCTGGCAAAAGGTTGCTCGTACGATGACGAAGCTTTGCAACGCGCTTTTGAATTAAAGCGTCTTTTCCATTTGTCGGATGAGGCGGTGGAACTGGTGCTTTATTTGTGGCTTCGGAACCATCAGCGACTGTATTTGAGGCTAGAAAACATTCGGGTGAAAGAGGGGGAAACTTTTGACCCGAATGAGCGTGGAGCCTTTAGTCGGATAGCCTTGCTGACGGGGCTTGATGGCACATCGCTTCAGGAACTTTGTTCCAAGGAGAGTCCGCTTCTTAAGTTTCAGTTGGTTCAAATGGAAGAATCGTTCCGCAATACGGATTTGAGAATCAAACGCAAGGAATTGTACCTAGCGGACGACGTGAGCAATTATCTGTATGGTTTCTCAGATATGTCGCAGATTATGGATTTCAGACCGGCTGCAAAACCGTGTGTTCCCTATGAGCAGATTGTCAAGACGAACCCGCAGGCGTCTTTTGTTTTGCAGATGCTGAAATCGCACCAGAAGGGTTCTCCGCTGAACATTCTTTTTTATGGTCGCGAGGGAACGGGCAAGACGGAACTTGCCAAGGCGATTGCGCAAAAGTTGAATGTTACGCTGCTTTCGGTGGGCATCGGTGAAGAATCGATGAGCGAGGAATCCCTTTTGCAGACGCGCTTGCGCTCGATGCTTTTGGCCGATTGGGAATGTGAGCGGAGTGGCGGCATCATCTTGATGGATGAGGCGGACTTGGTCTTGAACAAGGCCGAAAAGGGATTGCTGAATATTATTTTCGAGAGCCTGAAAACGCCTGTCATCTGGATTACGAATAATATCGCGATGATTGAAAATAGCACCCGCCGTCGTTTCGATTATTCGTTGGAATTTTTCTCGTTCAGCAAGAGTGAACGCATTGCGATTTGGCAGTCCGTACTGAAAACGCAGCAAGCGGAATCGATGATGCGTAGCGAAGATATCGAATGTGTCGCCAAGGAAATTCCGGTGATGGCAGGTAGCGCCACTTTGGCAGTTCGGCTTGCGCAACGGATGCAGTCTCAGGAGATGTCGCCTTTGAATGTGGTTCGCGAGGTCGCATCTTCGCATGCGAAACTTTTGGGTATATCGACTTTGCCGCAGGAATCAAGATCGGAGTATAATTTGGATTGCGTCCGTATTTCGAGTGGAGATATTCGGAATGTAGATTATGTCGTGCCGATGCTCAAGAATTTTGATGCCCGTTGGAAAGATTCGAAGGTGACGGGGCGCAGGGAAAACTTGAATATATTCCTGTATGGTCCTCCCGGTACCGGAAAATCGGCTTTTGCAAAGCATGTCGCGCATGACATTCTAGATCGCGAGATTATCGTGAAACGGGCGAGCGATATTCTGGGGAGCCATGTGGGTGAAAGTGAACATAACGTTAGCGCCATGTTCCGTGAAGCGGAACGGAGTGATGCGATTCTGTTTATTGACGAGGCGGACAGTTTCTTTGAAAATCGTGGCAACGCGAAAAATCATTGGGAAGTGACGCTTGTGAATGAGTTCATTTGCCAGATGGATTCGTTCAATGGGATGCTGATTGCTGCGACAAACTACGAGAATGTTCTGGATTGGGCGATTCGCCGGCGCTTTCAGCTGAAACTGGCGTTTAACTATATGGATCTGCCGCAAATTTCAAAAACATGGACGGCATTTTTCGGGGGCCATTGCCCCAAGGAAATCCTTCGCTGTGATAATGTGGCGATTAGCGACTTTCAGAATGTGCGCCGCAAGCTGGAATATGTGCCTGCCGAGTTGCGGACGAAGGAACTTATCTTGCAGAACATGCTCGAAGAACTCGCCAATAAAGACGACCATCAGGGCCGTAGGCTGGGGTTGTAG
- a CDS encoding phospholipase D-like domain-containing protein, translated as MSIFTKYIQNEEHYSEVISRIMSVRNNLWIGTADIKDVYVKQDGEAIPLLGQLAALLKRGVGVRLIHAKEPGPNFREDFDRFPILVTDLERVMCPRVHFKMMIFDLETAYIGSANLTGAGIGMKSSLRRNFEAGILTNDPALVEPAIEQFDTLWMGSHCKKCGRQEFCGDRIK; from the coding sequence ATGTCCATCTTTACCAAATACATCCAGAACGAAGAACACTATTCCGAAGTGATTTCACGAATCATGTCGGTTCGCAATAACTTGTGGATTGGTACTGCCGACATTAAGGATGTGTATGTGAAACAGGATGGTGAGGCGATTCCGTTGCTGGGGCAGTTGGCTGCGCTTTTGAAGCGGGGGGTGGGCGTGCGTTTGATTCATGCGAAGGAGCCTGGCCCGAATTTTCGCGAGGACTTTGACCGCTTTCCGATTCTGGTGACGGATTTGGAGCGCGTGATGTGCCCGCGAGTGCATTTCAAGATGATGATTTTTGATCTTGAAACGGCTTACATCGGGTCCGCGAATTTGACGGGTGCGGGAATCGGCATGAAAAGCTCTCTACGCCGTAACTTCGAGGCGGGAATCCTCACGAATGACCCTGCGCTTGTCGAACCTGCTATAGAACAGTTCGATACGTTGTGGATGGGCTCGCATTGCAAAAAATGTGGCCGCCAGGAATTCTGCGGTGACAGGATTAAGTAG
- a CDS encoding YafY family protein, with amino-acid sequence MASQTRGERMIQIFVYMMAHYNNRYSVTDIMRHLDFREGDLRSVQRDMQALSNIGGGYIKRSVESGRTYYQVALERANKLIFPEFGDTLLHFMFLQRIANIYPATSNLIEDLIKRITQDLPAKEQSTLAYYAKELNGRILFMGTPPSVDENVGKNLPVILDAIRKKQKVQIAYTDNWGNPTNKPRIPLMVAIHQGEIYIGCVSQHHPDQTYTLKLRRIQSVKLLREQFVEDPKVVDILRKRIRTGTLLSGDQDQQEEKVVIYFPGYAKNFLQERPYHPSMKIKELDCGDIHVTMKVAVNGLLKQWIMYYGSIAEVLKPAKLRQMVLDSAKELVNLYERKST; translated from the coding sequence ATGGCCAGTCAAACTCGCGGCGAACGAATGATACAGATATTCGTCTACATGATGGCGCACTACAACAACCGTTACAGTGTAACAGACATCATGCGGCACTTAGACTTCCGTGAAGGGGACTTACGGAGCGTTCAGCGAGACATGCAAGCGCTTTCCAATATAGGGGGCGGTTACATCAAGCGCTCTGTTGAAAGCGGCAGGACCTATTACCAAGTGGCGCTAGAACGCGCGAACAAGCTCATATTCCCGGAATTTGGCGACACGCTACTGCATTTCATGTTCCTGCAGCGCATCGCGAACATTTATCCAGCAACTTCAAACCTCATCGAAGACTTGATCAAGAGAATCACGCAGGACTTGCCCGCTAAGGAACAATCGACTTTAGCATATTACGCGAAGGAATTGAATGGACGCATCCTATTCATGGGTACGCCACCGAGCGTTGACGAAAATGTCGGCAAAAATCTGCCGGTCATTCTTGATGCAATTCGTAAAAAACAGAAGGTGCAAATCGCCTACACCGACAATTGGGGAAATCCTACCAACAAGCCGCGCATTCCGCTGATGGTAGCCATCCACCAGGGCGAAATCTACATCGGTTGCGTATCGCAGCACCACCCCGATCAAACATACACCCTCAAGCTCCGCCGTATTCAATCCGTAAAACTTTTGCGCGAACAATTCGTCGAAGATCCGAAAGTTGTCGACATTCTCCGTAAACGAATCCGCACCGGTACGCTGCTGTCCGGCGACCAAGACCAACAAGAAGAAAAAGTCGTCATCTATTTCCCGGGCTACGCCAAAAACTTTCTGCAGGAACGCCCCTATCACCCCAGCATGAAAATCAAGGAACTGGACTGCGGCGACATACACGTGACCATGAAAGTCGCCGTGAACGGTCTGCTCAAGCAATGGATCATGTACTATGGTTCTATCGCTGAGGTGCTAAAGCCCGCCAAGCTCCGCCAAATGGTACTCGACAGCGCGAAGGAACTGGTGAACCTGTACGAAAGAAAGTCTACTTAA